The following is a genomic window from Microthrixaceae bacterium.
AACTTGCGGAACATCTCCACACCAGTACAGGTGGTCTTCTGCGTGGCCTTGATACCCACGATCTCCACCTCATCACCAGTGTGGATCTGACCCTGCTCGACCTTGCCGGTCACCACAGTTCCACGACCAGTGATCGAGAACACATCCTCGATCGGCATCAAGAACGGCTTGTCGATATCACGAACCGGCTCAGGAACAAAGCTGTCCACCTGGTTCATCAACTCCAACACCTGAGCCGCCGCATCCGCGCCACCCTCAAGCGCCTTCAACGCCGATTGCGGCATCGGACCATCCGTGGCCGCCACCACCAAGATCGCCCCATCCACCTGCGCCGCACCCGTGATCATGTTCTTGATGTAGTCAGCGTGACCCGGCATATCCACATGCGCGTAATGACGGTTCGCCGTCTCATACTCCACATGGGAAATGTTGATCGTGATACCACGCTGCCGCTCCTCAGGAGCCTTGTCGATCATGTCGAACGGCGTGAACGCCGTCGTCGGATCCGCATCATGCAACGTCTTGGTAATCGCCGCCGTCAACGTCGTCTTACCATGGTCAATATGCCCCATGGTCCCAATGTTCAGGTGCGGCTTATTGCGCTCGAACTTTTCCTTGCCCATGATGGAACGCTCCTGATTGGTGGTCGCTTCGGATCTGTGGTCTTTGGCGTTGGTAGCGGCGACCGGGTTCGAACCGGTGACAACTCGATTATGAGCCGAGTGCTCTGACCAACTGAGCTACGCCGCCAGGATCTGGCTTTGCGAGCCTCCTGTGGGAATCGAACCCACGACCTCTTCCTTACCATGGAAGCGCTCTGCCGACTGAGCTAAGGAGGCGTGTCCCCGGCCCGCTCGAGGCGGGTGGGGCCGGCCCGTGAGCATAGCGGCCTCGTACCACTGGCACGAAAGCGGGTTCCACGACCTTGTGCGGCCTTGATCTGGCGCCCACACCCTGGGCCCTACGACATGGGTCGTCTGACCCAGAAGCACCTCAAGGTCGCTCCCTCACCTGCCGATACCTCCCGGGTGCAGCTGTCCCGTTTGGTCCTGGAGACCAACAAGAACCGAACATCGCTCCAGTTCCACCCACAGCTGACCGTGCTCGCCGGGGTGCCGGGCCCCGTTCGCGCCCACCTCGTCGACGAGATCCTGGGTGGCTTCACCGGCCAGCGCGAGGGCGTCCACCTGGAGCTGCACAACAACGCCGGACGCCGGATCACCGTCGTGCGACCCCGAGGCAAGGCCCATCGCGTCGATGCCCCCGACGAACGCCTCGACCTCACCGACGACTACCTCAATGCCGAAGGCAGAGCAGATGTGCTCGAACGTTACGGCATCAGCCCAACCGCCTCGGGGTGTGCCCTGCTGATCGGCGCCGACGCCGGCGCTCGGGTCACCGAGGACGACGTCCAGATCGCCCGCCTTGGCAGCTTGCCCCAATCCGAGTTGTGGTCGTCGGCCAACCGGGTCCAGGTCAC
Proteins encoded in this region:
- a CDS encoding elongation factor Tu, with amino-acid sequence MGKEKFERNKPHLNIGTMGHIDHGKTTLTAAITKTLHDADPTTAFTPFDMIDKAPEERQRGITINISHVEYETANRHYAHVDMPGHADYIKNMITGAAQVDGAILVVAATDGPMPQSALKALEGGADAAAQVLELMNQVDSFVPEPVRDIDKPFLMPIEDVFSITGRGTVVTGKVEQGQIHTGDEVEIVGIKATQKTTCTGVEMFRKLLDEGQAGDNIGALLRGTKKEEVERGQVLCKPGSITPHTNFEGEVYVLTKEEGGRHKPFFANYRPQFFFRTTDVTGTIALPEGTEMCMPGDNTQMTVELIAPIAMDEGLRFAIREGGRTVGAGRVTKIIK